DNA from Bacilli bacterium:
CCACAAGCACATTTTTGCGTTCAATCGCCAATTCCGTAGGGATAACGGTTGTCGGCACGCTGTTTAGCATGTTCATTACCTGTCTGATGTCCTACGGTTTGACCCGCCGGGATTTGGACGGGAAACGAACCATCATGTTTCTGGTCGTATTTACTTTATTGTTCCACGGATTCCTGATTCCCACGTTCCTGGTTGTAAAAGAGGTCGGGCTGATTGATTCTTATTGGTCGCTTATCCTGCCCGTTACGGTCAATGCCATGAATATGATTATCCTGCGAACCTTTTTTATGGCGCTGCCGGAAGGCTTGGAGGAATCGGCCAAAATTGACGGTTGTTCGGATTTCGGCATATTGTTCAAAATTGTTCTTCCCCTCTCGCTGCCCGCTTTGGCTACCGTGTCGCTATTTTACGCGGTTTATTATTGGAACAGTTATATCCCGGCAATCCTCTATCTGAACGATTCCGACAAGTGGCCGATTCAGGTCATTTTGCGGCAAATCGTCATCGTTGCCGACGGTTTGAGTGTGGACAATACGGCGGTTGACGAGGTTCCGCCTCCCGCGCAATCCGTAAAAATGGCGGCAATCTTTATTGCCACGTTGCCGATCTTGCTCGTTTATCCGTTTTTGCAGAAATATTTCACGAAAGGCGCGCTGATCGGTTCGTTGAAAGGTTGACGGACCGGGCGCAAAGCGTTTTCCAAGCCGCT
Protein-coding regions in this window:
- a CDS encoding carbohydrate ABC transporter permease is translated as MVESKTLLSRTFSVVNYTLLVLIGLVTILPFIDVVASSFTTTAEIARKGFVLFPSEWSFAAYDYIFSTSTFLRSIANSVGITVVGTLFSMFITCLMSYGLTRRDLDGKRTIMFLVVFTLLFHGFLIPTFLVVKEVGLIDSYWSLILPVTVNAMNMIILRTFFMALPEGLEESAKIDGCSDFGILFKIVLPLSLPALATVSLFYAVYYWNSYIPAILYLNDSDKWPIQVILRQIVIVADGLSVDNTAVDEVPPPAQSVKMAAIFIATLPILLVYPFLQKYFTKGALIGSLKG